The window GAGGTAATGGGATCGGTAGATGTGGCTGTAGGTGAGGCACTGGGTAATTACCTGGAAGAAAATCCGAAAGAAGCCAAAATGATTATCAATAAGGTAATCTTAGCTGCTACTGCGCGTGCAGCGGCACGTAAAGCCCGCGAAATGGTTCAACGGAAGAGCGTAATGGGCGGTTCGGGTTTACCTGGTAAACTGGCCGATTGCTCTGACAGTGATCCGGAAAGATGCGAAATCTACTTGGTAGAGGGTGACTCGGCGGGTGGTACCGCTAAGCAAGGTCGCGATAGAAACATTCAGGCTATTTTACCTTTAAAGGGTAAGATTCTGAACGTAGAGAAAGCGATGGAGCACAAAATTTACGAGAACGACGAGATTAAAAATATGTTTACCGCAATTGGGGTGAGCATTGGTACACCTGAAGATGATAAGGCCTTGAACTTAACTAAACTGCGTTACCACAAAATCGTAATCATGACGGATGCTGATATTGACGGTTCGCACATTACGACCCTGATTTTAACATTCTTCTACCGTTACATGCGCGCATTAATTGAAGCTGGTTATGTTTACATTGCATCGCCACCACTTTATCAGGTTAAAAAAGGTAAAGATTTCGAATATTGCTGGAATGACGTACAACGCGATGCGGCTGTACAACGTTTAAAAGGTGCAGGTAAGGAAGAAAGCGTACACATTCAACGTTACAAAGGTTTGGGTGAGATGAACGCCGAGCAGTTGTGGGATACTACTTTAAATCCGGCAACGCGTACTTTATTGCAGGCTACCATTGAAAGTGCTGCAGAATGCGATCACACTTTCTCTATGTTAATGGGCGATGAAGTTGCACCACGTAGAGAGTTTATTGAGCGTAACGCGAAATATGCGAAGATTGATGCTTAATTGAGCTTAAAGCTCAAAGACTAAAGCAGAAAGCTAAATAATTAACCCTTTTCAAGTTAAATCTTGGAAAGGGTTTTTGTTTTTTAATGATATTAATTCTAAAATTTATATACATAGTTTTCTTATGTATTTGTATTTTATACATTTGACCTATGGCAGTTAATAACGAATTATTTAAAGGCACCTTACAAACCATTATCCTCAATCTTTTATCAGAAAATGAGCGGATGTACGGTTATGAAATTACGCAAATGGTAAAATCGGTTACAAAAGGAGAATTACTGTTGAAAGAAGGTGCGCTGTATCCAGCATTGCACAAACTCGAAGCCGAAGGTTTGCTCGAAACCACTACAGAAGTGGTTGGAAACAGGCTTAGGAAATATTACTCTTTATCTAAAGATGGTGAGAAAGAAGTGATAAATAAGCTTCAGGAAGCAAAGGATTTTATTGGTCATTTACAAGTGTTGTTAAACTTGAAGCCAGTAATTTAAAGGAAATTAACAACAGAAAAATTTTGATCATTTAAGAATGAACTTAACTAAAGAACAATTAGAGGAGCTTAGACGTTTTATCCGGCAAAAGGGTATTTCTTATATTGATGTGCAGATGGAAATTTTAGACCATGTGGCTTCATCTGTAGAAGAAAAGATGACCAATAAGCCCGATCTGGATTTTGAAAACGCACTTAAACGAACCTACAAAGGTTTCGGGGTTTTAGGTTTTAATGTTATTGTAAATGGAATTGTTAATGCCATTCAGAAAAGATATAACCGCTTTTTCTGGAAAAGTTTTACTTCTTTTTTTGGTTTCAGGTATATTTCAATTGTATGTTTTTCAGTGTTGGCGCTCTATAAAATGCTTGCATTTATAGGGAAGGATGAGTTTTACAAATTCACTATCATCGGATTACTTGTTATTACCGCTGGTGTATTGTTAACCAATTTTCTGATCAAAGACTATAAAAAATACCTTTCCTTTAAATCTGGAACTTCCTTTCCTTTTTAGGTACGGGGTTGTTTTTTGCCAATTTGATAATAAATAAAATGTCTGCAAGTACTACTGTTTTATCAATGATCGCATGGCAGTTAGCAGCTGCATTATCAGTTGTGTTATTTATAGTTTATTTCATAGCAGCTTTAAAAACCGCAAAGGCGGGCATGAATGAAAGTAAATCATTAATAGAGAAATATAACATATTGTATAACTAGTTTTGTTGGGTTATAAGATAGTACACAAAAAAGCCATTCAAAAATTTCGAATGGCTTTTATTATTTGTACACTTAACTACAGCCGCTCCTCATCCAAGGAACAAACCGTAGTACTTAACTAACCGCTATCAAACGATTTTCTTTATCGACTGGCCCTACAAAATGTAGTACGATCCTACAGGAGCCAGTTCTGTTTGAGGTTTATCCTCGTATATTTTATTGTCATCCAGCATCTGGCATAAATCGCGTTCAATGTTTCTGCAAATGGTGGTGGTTGGTGTATCAGTCGGTTTATTTTCGAATGGATCCTGTAGATGTACCGCCATTTTTTCTACTAAAAGAAAAAACGCTGCAATAGCTACAACCAGAGGTACCTCCATATATCCGAAGTATTCTATCAAACCAAATGGAAGCAATACAATAAATAAATGAATAGACATATTGATGTATTTGCTATAGGTAACCGGAAAAACCGTGTTTTTGATCCTTTCCGAACCGCCCATGTGGTTACACAAGGCTGTAATGGTTTTATCGATCTCTATTTGCTGGTATTTATTTATCCAGCCTTCCTGTAAAGCTTTTTTAAGGTCCATAGCATGTAACTCCAGTATAGAAGTGGTTACATTTTTACGTTTCTTAATAAAAGCCATTTCCTCGGCACTCAGGTATTCTTCCAATCCTTTTCGGGCGTTAAATCCTCTTAACGATTGGCTTAAAGCATAACACCAGGCAATCTGTCTTTTGATAAACTTTTCTTTAAAGGCTTCAATCTCATCGGAGCCATAAGGATTCTCTACGAACGACAATATCTGGCGGGAGATTGATCTCGAATCGTTAACTATGGCCCCCCATAGGATTCTGGCCTCCCACCATCTATCGTAAGCCTGATTCGAACGAAATGCCAATAACAGGGAAATGATGGTTCCCAATAATGCCGGTACTGCAACTGGAATGGATATACGCGTAACATGGAAGTTTTCGTATAGCACTACGATACCTATTGAGTAGCCTATAACAAACAGAAGTTCTTTCTTGATCTTCCCGAATATATAAGTGAGCGGAATATTATTTCGTAACAGCATATGATAATTTTTTTAAATGATTTTTGATTAAGCACTTGCTTCCTGCAACTGCGTTTCCTGAATCTTGGTATCGATTAAATTTTCTGTGGCCAAAACACTTGTTGGTGTTAACTGAATTACTGGGCATCCGGCACGTCCGGTTAAAAACTTCGGGTCGATGCTATATTTGTTGATGGGTGTAAAGTTGTAGCCATCTAAATAAGCAATACAGTCTACATCAAAAGCTTCGATAAAGTTTTTAAAGGCAGCAACCGTACTTCCGTAAAAATACTCAAGGCCTACTGCGCCAATCTGACCGGCATATTTTGCTTTAACCTCGTTTAATTGCTGATAAAATTCGTCGCTTATGTTTTCATAGTCGCGGCTGCGGCGGCTTAACATCAGCATATCGGTTATCGAATCTGATAATTTAAAAGCGTGTACAAAAATGATATTCAGGGTTTCGTTACGCTGGTTTTGAACAAGCGCATCGATAATGTTAATGCTTCCTAATTTAAAATCGGTAGGTACTAAAACTGTTTTCATGGCTTTATCTTGTTTAAATGAATTAAATATTTATACAAGTTTAGCCCGAAGTTATTACAGCGAAATAAGAATGGTATTAGAATGAGATTAGAATGTACACCTTTTTGGAATTAACTGTTTATTGGTTCATTTGTGCTGGTAGAAAAACAATAACTGGTTTGCATTATTATTTCCCGCAGATTAAACAATGGATGCTTATCAGCGTATTCTGCGAAATCAGCGGGCGAGGAAATAGATTTACAATTAATTATTTTCCTGCAGATTTAAGGAGATTAACACGGAGCAACTAAACCAAGAAATAATAACCAAAGGAGAGACTATCAATTAATAATGCATGAACAAGAAATAATAACCAAAAAACAATAATCAAGGGAGAGACTATAAATAAATGATATATAAACAACGCATTCCCTATTGAACGATTAGTCTATTAACTAATGACCAATGATTAATGGAACCATTGAATTAAACTTTAATAGGTAACAAAACCTTAATCTCAGTACCTACGCCCTCCTGCGATTTGATGGCAATACTACCACGGTGCAGGCGGATAATGTTTAAAGAAAGGGGAAGCCCCACGCCATAACCTTTAAAATCGTTGGTGTTTGATGCGCGGTAAAAGGGCTCGAATATATGCTGGATATCGGTTTGGGGAATTCCGATACCTCTATCTGTAACGGCAATAGAAAGGGTGTTGGCATTGCTTTCTATACTAACACTTACCAGCTTTTCATTCGAATATTTGCAGGCATTACTCACAATATTGTTTAAGGCAAGTTTCATGAGGTTCTTGTTTGCCCTTAAAGTAAGCAGGTTTTCATCGTCTGGGAGTTTGCTAAAGTCGATTTCAATTTTGCTGTTGGGATGTACCTGGTTAACCGAATCTTTAATTTCCCAGAGCAGTTCGTCCATTCTTACTTCTTCCCAGGGTTGGTTTTTTCCGTTAAAGCCCGATTGGGCTAAACCCAATAAACTTGTTAGGATATGTTCCAACCGCTCGGCTTCGTCTTTAATTTTAGATAAGGCCTTCTCCTGTTTCTGTTGGTCATCGATGGTTTTCATGGCCAGTTCTACTTCGCCACTGATGATGGTTAAAGGTGTTCTTAATTCGTGCGAGGCATTGCTGATGAAATTGTTTTGCGTTTCAAAAGCAGTTTCCAAACGGTTAAGCATGTTGTTAAAAGTTTGGGCCAGTTGCGACATTTCATCATTTCCATCTTTAACATCAAGCCTTAAGTGCAAATTTTCGGCCTTGATTTTTTTTACGCTTTTAATAATGTTGCGCAATGGCATCAGCATGTAGTTGGAGAATTTCCAGCCTACAATGAACGATAAAATAACCGAGAGGAAAAAACCGATGATCAGGATTCTTTGCAGGTCTTTCAACTCCCGAAAGCCAAAGGGATCGTTTGCAGAAACAATAACGATGTAACCGCTATTTTTATTTTCAAAGAATTTGCCGGCATAAAAGTGGTTTTCAACCCGGTATCGGGCCATGGCGCCTGTTTTTATCCGGTTGTAAAAGCTTGCTGGCAACTTGCGATCGAGCGCTTTAACTTCTCCGGCCCGCATAATATATTCTTTTTCGGAAGGTAGGCGCTCCAGGTACTGGTTACGCATTTTGGCATAAGCAGTGTTGTTAACATCTTCATAGAGTTTAATCTGGGCGGCAATTTTAACCCTGGCCTCTAAACGTTTGTAAAAGTCTTCGAAAGCAAATTCGTTAGAGAAATACCAAACAAAACCACTTAACAGGGAAATAATAACGGCCGAGAGAATGGCAAAGAGTAAAGTGATTTTTTTGGCGATCTTCATTTATTTTTCTTTTAACACATAACCGAGGCCTACGGCAGTGTGGATGAGTTTCTGACCGGCGTTTTTATCTATTTTTTTGCGGAGGTAGTTTACGTAAACATCAACTACGTTGGTACCAAGGTTAAAGTCTATATCCCAAACATTCTCTAAGATATCAATCCGCGATAAAATTTTCGATTTATTTTTAGCCAGGTATTCGAGGAGGCGGTATTCTGTTGCTGTGAGTACGATTTCCTGCTGGTTGCGTTTTACCGTTTTGGCACTAAGGTTAATTTGCAGGTCGGCAATGTTAATAATCTGATCCTGGGTAGTAATGCCGTTGTATCTTCTAAGCAACATTCTTATCCTTGCAAAAAGTTCGGCAAACTTAAAGGGTTTAATCAGGTAATCGTCGGCACCGTTATCGAGCCCGTTTACTACATTTTCGGTAGTACCCAATGCGGTAAGCATAATAATGGGGGTTTGGGGTTTCTGTGTTTTGATAATTTTACAGAGCTCCAGACCGTTTATGCCGGGTAGCATAATATCGAGAATGATGAGGTCGAAATCATGTTCTGTGGCCATCTGTTTCCCGATTAACCCATCGGGGGCAATACTAACCGTGAAGCCTTCTTCCGTAAGTCCTCTCGATACCACAGAAACCACACTCGGTTCATCTTCTACAAGTAATAAATTCATTTAAGTAGCAAATAATCTAAAAAATAGCGAAATACAAAATATTTAGCGCCAGAAGTTATTTTTTAATGCTTTTTTAACGCGAAACCGACACAATTGTTTGAATTTTAGACAGCAAAAAGAAAGCTCCTCAATTGCGATTGAGAAGCCTTAATTATTTTTGTTAGCTAAAATTAGCTTCCTTTTTCTGATTTTTCTTTCAGCGATTTTAAGCCATCCTCAAAATCTTTGCCTATCATTTTATCCATGCTTACGAAAACACACATCCATTTAGAAATCATATTGTTTTCGCCGCTCATGGTCCAGGTTACTTTCTGGCCGGTACCATCAGGCTGAATGTCGAATTTAGTATCGGCCAAACTTTCGAAAGGTTTAATGAATTTAAGCTCAATATCTACGTTTGTACTTGGTTTTGCTGTTAATATAGTCATCGATCCCTGTCCGGTTTCTTTACCTTCCCATGTGTAAATGTGGCCAGGTTGAGCAGGCGTGCCAGCGTAAGTTGTTTTGGCACTTGGTTCCATTTTAGCCCATGGATTCCATTTGTAGAACTCTTTAAAATCGGCAATGTTTCTGTAAATAACACTATCGGGTGCATTAATTACAGTGCTGCGACTAACTGAATAGGTTTTTGGTAATACCAGTCCGCCTATAACAAAGATAATTGCCAGTACGACAATAATACCTACTAAGATTTTCAGAAATTTCATATTTGATTGTTTTGGTTAACTTAAATTTATAAAGAAACCAGTATAAATCAAAACAAAATTTGTTTAAACGATTTTGATTTTTGTGGGCAGGGCATTCAATTTAAAATGCATTAAATCGGCAATAGACTGCGCCTTTTGCTTAATAGTTTCGGCATTTGGCCCTGCAAATAAATCATCAACGGTCTCATAAAACAGGTTTTTCCAAATGCCGAACTCTGCTGTTTGCAAGGGTGCTTTATCGTTAATGGCAAAATGGGTAAGCATAGGGTTGCCTTTGTAAATCGCTTTGCCAAAAAGGATACTTTCCCAAAAATCGTACATCTTGGGTAGGTGGTGCTGCCAGTCTACTTTCGCTATCTGGGTAAATATCGGTCCGATTTTATCATTTAGCTGCACCCCCTTGTAAAAGCTATCAACCAAAAGAATAATGTCTTCCCTGTTATTAATATCGTTTTTCATAGCGCAATGAGTTTAGGTTTAAGCACCCAAGTACAATTAGTAGTAAAAGTTTGATGCTTTCGATGATGATATACAAAATATGATGATGGCTTGTGGCTGGTGGCATGCCTGCCAAAACCAGTTTTGCCCTTTCATCTAATAATGGCAACAGCCAAAAAGTATCGGCCAGTAAGATAAGGGTAAGTATAACAAGTAGCTTACTTTTAATGTTTTTGAAAGGTGCCGGAAAGGAACAAATTAAAACAACGGCTAACAGGGTAATTTCGATTTTGTTGAGCGCCTGAAAAACCAACTGCCCAATGCCCAAACCCAATGAAATGGTAATGCCGGGAGCCTGAAACTTAAGCGGTGCTTCTAAAAAACTGATCCCGGCAATTAATCCTGCCCAGAAAATGAGGCAAAAACATGCGATTAACTTCTTCATTTGATACAAATATCACCTTTAATGAATTGTAAAAAATGATTAGGGTCATAAAAAGAAATAATCTTTATTTATACAGCCTTAAAATCATTTTGTTGTAATCGATAACGGCTTTATACTGCATTAAAATATCGCCCCCAATAATGCCCGAAATAGGAGGGTGGCCAAATTGCTGGTAGGTATCGCTCACCGATTGAAGATCGAAAGCAACGGTTTCGTAATTTTTGATTTTTAACAAACCTATTTTCAGCTCTGGGATGGTAGCCTGAATGGTGGTTGTGGTAGTAAAAAGTGTAGCCGCATTAATTTCTTCGGATACCTGAAGGGTTGCGGCAAGGTGTTGCTCAATAAGGGCCTTATCGAACACGCTGCGCGAAGCTCCTGTATCCAGTACAACTAAATGGGTATCTTTAAAAATAACAACTTCTACCAAAAGGTGAAAGCCATCGTCTTGCAGGTTAATAAGTTTAAGCGGTATTGAAATTGATCTCATTGTTTATTATTTGTTATTGCCCTTTAAATACGCTCAGGGCAACAATCTGGTTAAGCATAAAAAAATGCCACGGAGGTACGAAATACACAGATAATAAATCTATTCTGTGCTTCGGTGTTTCCGTGGCAAAAAAGAAGTGAAGGGCGTACTAAACCAATTTCATTTCTGCCAGTACGCTGTTCATATTTCTAACGGCATCGGCACTTTTGTTAAATGCTGCCTGCTCATCATCAGTTAATTTAAAATCGATTATTTTTTCCCAGCCGCTACGGCCAACAATCACCGGTACACCTAAACAGATGTCATCCTGACCGTATTCGCCTTCTAAAGAAACACAGCAGGTAAATAATTTTTTCTCGTCGCGTAAAATGGCTTCAACCAAAGCTGCGCCAGCTGCACCGGGGGCATACCAGGCAGAAGTTCCAATCAAACCTGTTAAGGTTGCACCGCCAACCATAGTGTCGGCAGCAACTTTATCCAAAGTAGCTTTATCAAGTAAATTGCTTACCGGTAAACTTTGGTAAGTAGCCAAACGGGTTAATGGAATCATGGTGGTATCGCCATGACCGCCAATTACAAAACCTTGCAAATCGTTAGGATTGCAGTTTAAAGCCTGTGATAAATAAAACTTAAAGCGCGAGCTATCTAAGGTGCCACCCATACCAATAATCCGGTTTTTAGGTAGGCCTAACGATTTCAGGGCTAAATAAGTCATGGTATCCATCGGGTTACTTATCACGATAATGATCGCCTCCGGAGAGAATTTTAATATATTTTCGGCTACACCTTTTACAATGCCGGCATTAATGCCAATCAGTTCTTCGCGTGTCATACCCGGTTTGCGTGGCAAACCTGATGTGATAACCACCACATCCGAACCTGCAGTTTTACTGTAATCGCCTGTTACGCCGGTAATTTTGGTGTCGTAACCCAAAAGGGTTGCGGTTTGCATCATATCGATGGCTTTACCTTCGGCGAAACCTTCTTTAATATCTAATAATAC is drawn from Pedobacter sp. HDW13 and contains these coding sequences:
- the mdh gene encoding malate dehydrogenase; this encodes MKVTVVGAGAVGATCADNIARKELANELVLLDIKEGFAEGKAIDMMQTATLLGYDTKITGVTGDYSKTAGSDVVVITSGLPRKPGMTREELIGINAGIVKGVAENILKFSPEAIIIVISNPMDTMTYLALKSLGLPKNRIIGMGGTLDSSRFKFYLSQALNCNPNDLQGFVIGGHGDTTMIPLTRLATYQSLPVSNLLDKATLDKVAADTMVGGATLTGLIGTSAWYAPGAAGAALVEAILRDEKKLFTCCVSLEGEYGQDDICLGVPVIVGRSGWEKIIDFKLTDDEQAAFNKSADAVRNMNSVLAEMKLV
- a CDS encoding PadR family transcriptional regulator: MAVNNELFKGTLQTIILNLLSENERMYGYEITQMVKSVTKGELLLKEGALYPALHKLEAEGLLETTTEVVGNRLRKYYSLSKDGEKEVINKLQEAKDFIGHLQVLLNLKPVI
- a CDS encoding HAMP domain-containing sensor histidine kinase: MKIAKKITLLFAILSAVIISLLSGFVWYFSNEFAFEDFYKRLEARVKIAAQIKLYEDVNNTAYAKMRNQYLERLPSEKEYIMRAGEVKALDRKLPASFYNRIKTGAMARYRVENHFYAGKFFENKNSGYIVIVSANDPFGFRELKDLQRILIIGFFLSVILSFIVGWKFSNYMLMPLRNIIKSVKKIKAENLHLRLDVKDGNDEMSQLAQTFNNMLNRLETAFETQNNFISNASHELRTPLTIISGEVELAMKTIDDQQKQEKALSKIKDEAERLEHILTSLLGLAQSGFNGKNQPWEEVRMDELLWEIKDSVNQVHPNSKIEIDFSKLPDDENLLTLRANKNLMKLALNNIVSNACKYSNEKLVSVSIESNANTLSIAVTDRGIGIPQTDIQHIFEPFYRASNTNDFKGYGVGLPLSLNIIRLHRGSIAIKSQEGVGTEIKVLLPIKV
- a CDS encoding response regulator transcription factor, translating into MNLLLVEDEPSVVSVVSRGLTEEGFTVSIAPDGLIGKQMATEHDFDLIILDIMLPGINGLELCKIIKTQKPQTPIIMLTALGTTENVVNGLDNGADDYLIKPFKFAELFARIRMLLRRYNGITTQDQIINIADLQINLSAKTVKRNQQEIVLTATEYRLLEYLAKNKSKILSRIDILENVWDIDFNLGTNVVDVYVNYLRKKIDKNAGQKLIHTAVGLGYVLKEK
- a CDS encoding SRPBCC family protein; the protein is MKFLKILVGIIVVLAIIFVIGGLVLPKTYSVSRSTVINAPDSVIYRNIADFKEFYKWNPWAKMEPSAKTTYAGTPAQPGHIYTWEGKETGQGSMTILTAKPSTNVDIELKFIKPFESLADTKFDIQPDGTGQKVTWTMSGENNMISKWMCVFVSMDKMIGKDFEDGLKSLKEKSEKGS
- a CDS encoding bestrophin family protein; translation: MLLRNNIPLTYIFGKIKKELLFVIGYSIGIVVLYENFHVTRISIPVAVPALLGTIISLLLAFRSNQAYDRWWEARILWGAIVNDSRSISRQILSFVENPYGSDEIEAFKEKFIKRQIAWCYALSQSLRGFNARKGLEEYLSAEEMAFIKKRKNVTTSILELHAMDLKKALQEGWINKYQQIEIDKTITALCNHMGGSERIKNTVFPVTYSKYINMSIHLFIVLLPFGLIEYFGYMEVPLVVAIAAFFLLVEKMAVHLQDPFENKPTDTPTTTICRNIERDLCQMLDDNKIYEDKPQTELAPVGSYYIL
- a CDS encoding aspartyl protease family protein; its protein translation is MRSISIPLKLINLQDDGFHLLVEVVIFKDTHLVVLDTGASRSVFDKALIEQHLAATLQVSEEINAATLFTTTTTIQATIPELKIGLLKIKNYETVAFDLQSVSDTYQQFGHPPISGIIGGDILMQYKAVIDYNKMILRLYK
- a CDS encoding group III truncated hemoglobin, whose translation is MKNDINNREDIILLVDSFYKGVQLNDKIGPIFTQIAKVDWQHHLPKMYDFWESILFGKAIYKGNPMLTHFAINDKAPLQTAEFGIWKNLFYETVDDLFAGPNAETIKQKAQSIADLMHFKLNALPTKIKIV